One Stenotrophomonas sp. SAU14A_NAIMI4_5 DNA segment encodes these proteins:
- a CDS encoding rubredoxin, with amino-acid sequence MAARESSPDYPMSDATPTTLRTWMCVVCGFIYREADGLPEEGIAPGTRWEDIPETWTCPDCGVTKDDFEMVEID; translated from the coding sequence ATGGCGGCCCGTGAATCCAGCCCTGATTATCCGATGAGCGACGCCACCCCCACCACCTTGCGTACCTGGATGTGCGTGGTCTGCGGCTTCATCTACCGCGAAGCGGACGGCCTGCCCGAAGAGGGCATCGCCCCGGGCACGCGCTGGGAGGACATTCCCGAGACCTGGACCTGCCCCGACTGCGGGGTGACCAAGGACGATTTCGAGATGGTCGAGATCGATTGA
- the thiE gene encoding thiamine phosphate synthase — protein MTSASPAPRGVYLITPDEPDTARLLARTAPLLAAGATWLQYRNKTASDALRQEQAVALQALCAVHGVPLIINDDPALAQAVGAAGVHLGGTDGDIPSARALLGPDAIIGASCYDQLANAEKAVAAGASYVAFGAFYPTTTKVTSSRAHTDLLRQSAALGVPRVAIGGLTPDNVGPIIDAGADLVAVVSGIYAAQDPVATQRAFLAQFA, from the coding sequence ATGACTTCTGCTTCCCCGGCGCCCCGCGGCGTCTACCTGATCACCCCGGATGAACCCGATACCGCACGCCTGCTGGCGCGCACGGCGCCGCTGCTGGCCGCCGGTGCTACCTGGCTGCAGTACCGCAACAAGACCGCCAGCGACGCGCTGCGCCAGGAACAGGCCGTCGCCCTGCAGGCGCTGTGCGCCGTCCACGGCGTGCCGCTCATCATCAACGACGACCCGGCACTGGCCCAGGCCGTGGGCGCGGCCGGCGTGCACCTGGGCGGCACCGACGGCGACATCCCCAGCGCGCGCGCCCTGCTCGGCCCGGACGCCATCATCGGCGCGTCCTGCTACGACCAGCTGGCCAACGCCGAAAAGGCCGTGGCCGCTGGCGCCAGCTACGTGGCCTTCGGCGCCTTCTACCCCACCACCACCAAGGTCACCAGCAGCCGCGCCCACACCGACCTGCTGCGGCAAAGCGCCGCACTGGGTGTGCCGCGGGTGGCGATCGGCGGCCTGACGCCGGACAATGTCGGTCCCATCATCGATGCCGGCGCCGACCTGGTGGCCGTGGTCAGTGGCATCTATGCCGCGCAGGACCCGGTCGCGACCCAGCGCGCCTTCCTCGCCCAGTTCGCGTAA
- the rpiA gene encoding ribose-5-phosphate isomerase RpiA, giving the protein MSEAKRLAAEKAIEYVQDGMIVGVGTGSTVAYFIDALARIQHRIKGAVSSSEQSTARLKQHGIEVIELNHAGSLSLYVDGADECDANKCLIKGGGAALTREKIIAEASERFVCIVDPSKQVPVLGRFPLPVEVIPMARSLVARQIRDMTGGQPSWREGVVTDNGNQILDIHNLEITDPEKLERELNQLPGVVCVGLFARRRADVVIVGGEPPVVL; this is encoded by the coding sequence ATGTCCGAAGCCAAGCGCCTTGCCGCCGAGAAAGCCATCGAATACGTCCAGGACGGCATGATCGTCGGCGTCGGCACCGGTTCCACCGTTGCCTACTTCATCGATGCCCTGGCCCGCATCCAGCACCGCATCAAGGGCGCGGTGTCCAGTTCCGAACAGAGCACCGCCCGCCTGAAGCAGCACGGCATCGAGGTGATCGAACTGAACCACGCCGGCAGCCTGTCGCTGTACGTGGACGGCGCCGATGAGTGCGATGCCAACAAGTGCCTGATCAAGGGCGGTGGCGCCGCGCTGACCCGCGAGAAGATCATCGCCGAGGCCAGCGAGCGCTTCGTCTGCATCGTCGACCCGAGCAAGCAGGTGCCGGTGCTGGGCAGGTTCCCGCTGCCGGTGGAAGTGATCCCGATGGCGCGCAGCCTGGTGGCCCGCCAGATCCGCGACATGACCGGCGGCCAGCCGAGCTGGCGCGAGGGCGTGGTGACCGACAACGGCAACCAGATCCTGGACATCCACAACCTGGAGATCACCGATCCGGAAAAGCTGGAGCGCGAGCTCAACCAGCTGCCGGGCGTGGTCTGCGTCGGCCTGTTCGCGCGCCGTCGCGCCGATGTGGTGATCGTCGGCGGCGAACCGCCGGTCGTGCTCTGA
- a CDS encoding 5-formyltetrahydrofolate cyclo-ligase, whose protein sequence is MTDPRQALRHDLRQRRRDLSAPARIAAAESLADALLALPFAPRTGPVAGYWALDGEIALHRWQLQLPEGLTYCLPVLAGEVLSFAPWRPGQPLTSNRYGIPEPDVALEDTLEPAQMALVVTPLVGFDSQCRRLGMGGGWYDRSFAFRHDRPAPPWLVGAAFAVQQVESLPVASWDVPVDAICTEDGTLFPSAAPVNA, encoded by the coding sequence ATGACCGACCCGCGCCAGGCCCTGCGCCACGACCTGCGGCAACGCCGCCGCGATCTTTCCGCGCCCGCGCGCATCGCCGCCGCCGAATCGCTGGCCGATGCCCTGCTTGCCCTGCCCTTCGCCCCGCGCACCGGCCCGGTGGCCGGCTACTGGGCCTTGGATGGCGAGATCGCCCTGCACCGCTGGCAGCTGCAGCTGCCCGAAGGCCTGACCTACTGCCTGCCGGTGCTGGCCGGCGAGGTGCTGAGCTTCGCGCCGTGGCGGCCCGGCCAGCCGCTGACCAGCAACCGCTACGGCATTCCCGAACCGGACGTGGCCCTGGAAGACACCCTGGAACCGGCGCAGATGGCGCTGGTGGTGACCCCGCTGGTCGGCTTCGACAGCCAGTGCCGACGGCTGGGCATGGGGGGCGGCTGGTATGATCGCAGCTTCGCCTTCCGCCACGACCGGCCGGCGCCGCCCTGGCTGGTCGGTGCTGCGTTCGCGGTGCAGCAGGTCGAGTCCTTGCCGGTGGCGTCGTGGGACGTGCCGGTGGATGCGATCTGCACCGAAGACGGCACCCTGTTCCCCTCCGCTGCCCCCGTGAACGCATGA
- a CDS encoding EVE domain-containing protein: MTARKRYWLMKSEPDAFSIDDLAKVKVEPWNGVRNYQARNFMRDGMQVGDGILFYHSNTKVPGIVGLATVASAAYPDDTQFDPTSDYHDPKSTRENPRWMLVDVGFERKLKQVIALDEIKLHADELGEGFPLVARGNRLSVFPVTAAQWKLLLSLEKKS; this comes from the coding sequence ATGACCGCCCGCAAGCGCTATTGGCTGATGAAGTCCGAACCGGACGCTTTTTCCATCGATGACCTGGCCAAGGTGAAGGTCGAGCCCTGGAACGGGGTGCGCAACTACCAGGCGCGCAACTTCATGCGCGATGGCATGCAGGTCGGCGACGGCATCCTGTTCTACCACTCCAATACAAAGGTGCCGGGCATCGTCGGCCTGGCCACGGTGGCCAGCGCGGCCTACCCGGACGACACCCAGTTCGACCCGACGTCCGATTACCACGACCCCAAGAGCACGCGCGAAAACCCGCGCTGGATGCTGGTGGACGTGGGCTTCGAGCGCAAGCTGAAGCAGGTGATCGCGCTGGACGAGATCAAGCTGCACGCCGACGAACTCGGCGAGGGCTTCCCGCTGGTTGCCAGGGGCAACCGCCTGTCGGTGTTCCCGGTGACGGCCGCGCAGTGGAAGCTGCTGCTGTCGCTCGAAAAGAAATCCTGA
- a CDS encoding UPF0149 family protein — translation MTELPSVDDVSRASQELGLGATAAELHGGLCGWLAAGGAPGNDWPARVLADDNLAPVPDGSALAQLLEATIKQLEDRDFAFELLLTDNDDVAAQADAMFAWTRSFLGGFGLGSGGRRPTLSEEGEEALTDMASLARASSEDFEAGGEDDDEALSEIEEFIRVAVLLLHGDVVLAARHRQRLN, via the coding sequence ATGACCGAACTTCCCTCCGTCGACGACGTTTCCCGCGCCAGCCAGGAACTGGGCCTGGGCGCCACCGCTGCCGAGCTGCACGGCGGCCTGTGCGGCTGGCTGGCCGCCGGCGGCGCCCCCGGCAATGACTGGCCGGCACGCGTGCTGGCCGACGACAACCTGGCCCCGGTGCCTGACGGCAGTGCGCTGGCGCAGCTGCTGGAAGCCACCATCAAGCAGCTGGAAGACCGCGACTTCGCCTTCGAACTGCTGCTGACCGACAACGACGACGTGGCCGCGCAGGCCGACGCGATGTTCGCCTGGACCCGCAGCTTCCTCGGTGGCTTCGGCCTGGGCAGCGGCGGCCGCCGCCCGACCCTGTCGGAAGAGGGCGAGGAAGCGCTGACCGACATGGCGAGCCTGGCCCGTGCCTCCAGCGAGGATTTCGAGGCCGGTGGCGAGGACGACGACGAAGCCCTGTCCGAGATCGAGGAGTTCATCCGCGTGGCGGTCCTGCTGCTGCACGGTGACGTTGTGCTGGCCGCGCGCCACCGCCAGCGCCTGAACTGA
- a CDS encoding acetylornithine transaminase gives MTAATDPLISLSHYYLPVYKPRQVVLERGQGARVWDSQGREFIDLAAGIAVCGLGHNDPDLVAALVEQAGKLWHTSNVFYSAPPLHLAEELVQASRFAERVFLCNSGAEANEVAIKMVRKWASSKGRPADKRVIITFRGSFHGRTMGAVTATAQPKYQEGYEPLPGGFRYIDFNDEVQLETAMAAGDVAAVMLEPVQGEGGVMPAKSGFLKRVRELCDQHDALLVLDEIQAGMGRTGTLFAHWQDDVVPDMVTLAKALGGGFPIGAMLAGPKVAETMQFGAHGTTFGGNPLAAAVARVALRKLASPEIAANVSRQSKALRDGFDRISEEFSVFSGVRGRGLMLGAVLSPAFAGQAGAILDHAADQGLLTLQAGPDVLRFVPSLNITDEEVAEGLKRLRAAVAAFVAAR, from the coding sequence ATGACCGCCGCTACCGATCCGTTGATCTCCCTGTCGCACTACTACCTGCCGGTGTACAAGCCCCGCCAGGTGGTGTTGGAGCGAGGCCAGGGCGCCCGCGTGTGGGACAGCCAGGGCCGCGAGTTCATCGACCTGGCCGCCGGCATCGCCGTGTGCGGGCTGGGCCATAACGACCCGGACCTGGTGGCTGCGCTGGTCGAGCAGGCCGGCAAGCTGTGGCACACCAGCAACGTCTTCTACAGCGCGCCGCCGCTGCACCTGGCCGAGGAACTGGTGCAGGCCAGCCGCTTCGCCGAGCGCGTGTTCCTGTGCAATTCCGGCGCCGAAGCCAACGAAGTGGCGATCAAGATGGTCCGCAAGTGGGCCTCCAGCAAGGGTCGCCCGGCCGACAAGCGCGTCATCATCACCTTCCGCGGCAGCTTCCACGGCCGCACCATGGGCGCGGTCACCGCCACCGCCCAGCCGAAGTACCAGGAAGGCTACGAGCCGCTGCCCGGTGGTTTCCGCTACATCGACTTCAACGATGAAGTGCAGCTGGAAACCGCGATGGCCGCCGGCGACGTCGCTGCGGTCATGCTCGAGCCGGTGCAGGGCGAGGGCGGCGTGATGCCGGCCAAGTCCGGCTTCCTCAAGCGCGTGCGTGAGCTGTGCGACCAGCACGATGCCCTGCTGGTGCTGGACGAGATCCAGGCCGGCATGGGCCGCACCGGCACCCTGTTCGCGCACTGGCAGGATGACGTGGTGCCGGACATGGTGACCCTGGCCAAGGCCCTCGGCGGCGGCTTCCCGATCGGCGCGATGCTGGCCGGCCCGAAGGTGGCCGAAACCATGCAGTTCGGCGCCCACGGCACCACCTTCGGTGGCAACCCGCTGGCCGCGGCCGTCGCCCGCGTGGCCCTGCGCAAGCTGGCCTCGCCGGAGATCGCCGCCAACGTCAGCCGCCAGTCGAAGGCGCTGCGCGATGGCTTTGACCGCATCAGCGAAGAGTTCAGCGTGTTCAGTGGCGTGCGTGGCCGCGGCCTGATGCTGGGCGCGGTGCTGAGCCCGGCCTTTGCCGGCCAGGCCGGTGCGATCCTCGACCATGCCGCCGACCAGGGCCTGCTGACCCTGCAGGCCGGCCCGGACGTGCTGCGCTTCGTGCCGTCGCTGAACATCACCGACGAAGAAGTGGCCGAAGGCCTCAAGCGCCTGCGCGCGGCCGTTGCCGCGTTCGTCGCCGCGCGCTGA
- the azu gene encoding azurin, which translates to MKAWMVAVGLGALMLAPSAMARVCAVSIDSTDQMSFSTRQIKVAADCSEVDLTLRHTGKLAATAMGHNWVLTRTADYQPVAMAGMRMTLADSYLPKADKRVLAHTKVIGGGETARVRFSTKGLQKGGDYTFFCSFPGHFAMMKGSFVFG; encoded by the coding sequence ATGAAGGCTTGGATGGTGGCAGTGGGACTGGGTGCGCTGATGCTGGCGCCGTCGGCGATGGCACGCGTGTGTGCGGTGAGCATCGACAGCACGGACCAGATGAGCTTCAGCACGCGCCAGATCAAGGTGGCTGCCGACTGCAGCGAAGTGGACCTGACCCTGCGCCACACCGGCAAGCTGGCGGCTACGGCGATGGGCCACAACTGGGTGCTGACCCGCACGGCCGACTACCAGCCGGTGGCGATGGCCGGCATGCGCATGACCCTGGCCGACAGTTACCTGCCCAAGGCCGACAAGCGCGTGCTGGCGCACACCAAGGTGATCGGCGGCGGCGAAACCGCGCGCGTGCGTTTCTCGACCAAGGGGCTGCAGAAGGGCGGCGATTACACCTTCTTCTGCTCGTTCCCCGGCCACTTCGCGATGATGAAGGGCAGCTTCGTTTTCGGTTGA
- the hemL gene encoding glutamate-1-semialdehyde 2,1-aminomutase translates to MNHDQSHALFSRAQQLLPGGVNSPVRAFKSVGGEPFFVERADGAYLYDVDGNRYIDYVGSWGPMIVGHNHPAVRQAVKKAIDNGLSFGAPCAAEVTMAETITRLVPSCEMVRMVNSGTEATLSAIRLARGATGRNRIVKFEGCYHGHGDSFLVKAGSGMLTLGVPTSPGVPAGLSELTLTLPYNDFDAATALFEAQGSEIAGLIIEPVVGNANCIPPRDGYLQHLRALCTQYGALLIFDEVMTGFRVALGGAQAHYGITPDLSTFGKIIGGGMPVGAYGGRRELMQQIAPAGPIYQAGTLSGNPVAMAAGLAMLELVSQPGFHDELAARTARLCEGLEAAAAEAGVAVTTTRVGAMFGLFFTSEKVETYAQATACDIPAFNRFFHAMLDQGVFLAPSAYEAGFMSSAHDDAVIEATLAAARIAFKAAKG, encoded by the coding sequence ATGAACCACGACCAGTCCCACGCCCTGTTCTCCCGCGCCCAGCAGCTGCTGCCGGGTGGCGTCAATTCGCCGGTGCGCGCGTTCAAGTCCGTCGGCGGCGAGCCGTTCTTCGTCGAGCGCGCCGATGGCGCCTACCTGTACGACGTCGACGGCAACCGCTACATCGACTACGTCGGTTCCTGGGGCCCGATGATCGTCGGCCACAACCACCCGGCCGTGCGCCAGGCGGTGAAGAAGGCCATCGACAACGGCCTGTCCTTCGGCGCGCCGTGTGCGGCCGAAGTGACCATGGCCGAGACCATCACCCGCCTGGTGCCGTCCTGCGAGATGGTGCGCATGGTCAACTCGGGCACCGAGGCCACGCTGTCGGCCATCCGCCTGGCCCGTGGCGCCACCGGCCGCAACCGCATCGTCAAGTTCGAAGGCTGCTACCACGGCCACGGCGATTCGTTCCTGGTCAAGGCCGGCAGCGGCATGTTGACCCTGGGCGTGCCGACCTCGCCGGGCGTGCCGGCCGGCCTGAGCGAGCTGACCCTGACCCTGCCCTACAACGACTTCGACGCCGCCACCGCGCTGTTCGAAGCACAGGGCAGCGAGATCGCCGGCCTGATCATCGAACCGGTGGTGGGCAACGCCAACTGCATCCCGCCGCGCGACGGCTACCTGCAGCACCTGCGCGCGCTGTGCACGCAGTACGGCGCCCTGCTGATCTTCGATGAAGTGATGACCGGCTTCCGCGTGGCCCTGGGCGGCGCGCAGGCGCACTACGGCATCACCCCGGACCTGAGCACCTTCGGCAAGATCATCGGCGGCGGCATGCCGGTGGGCGCCTACGGCGGCCGCCGCGAGCTGATGCAGCAGATCGCCCCGGCCGGCCCGATCTACCAGGCCGGCACGCTGAGCGGCAACCCGGTGGCGATGGCCGCCGGCCTGGCGATGCTGGAACTGGTCTCGCAGCCGGGCTTCCACGACGAGCTGGCCGCACGCACCGCGCGCCTGTGCGAGGGCCTGGAAGCGGCCGCCGCCGAAGCCGGCGTGGCGGTGACCACCACCCGCGTGGGTGCGATGTTCGGCCTGTTCTTCACCAGCGAAAAGGTGGAGACCTATGCGCAGGCCACCGCCTGTGACATCCCGGCGTTCAACCGCTTCTTCCACGCGATGCTGGACCAGGGCGTGTTCCTGGCGCCGTCGGCGTACGAGGCTGGCTTCATGTCCAGCGCGCACGACGATGCCGTGATCGAAGCCACCCTGGCCGCTGCCCGCATCGCGTTCAAGGCCGCCAAGGGCTGA
- a CDS encoding TIGR02449 family protein produces MEPADPLAQLQAFAARVEALLERNQRLAEENRSLRHQQEQLVTERSTLLAKNEQARSRVEAMISRLKSLEQHT; encoded by the coding sequence ATGGAACCCGCCGACCCCCTTGCCCAGTTGCAGGCCTTTGCCGCCCGCGTGGAAGCGTTGCTTGAACGCAACCAGCGCCTGGCCGAGGAGAACCGCAGCCTGCGCCACCAGCAGGAACAGCTCGTGACCGAGCGTTCGACGCTGCTGGCCAAGAACGAGCAGGCCCGCTCGCGGGTGGAAGCGATGATCAGCCGGCTCAAATCCCTGGAGCAGCACACATGA
- a CDS encoding SirB1 family protein produces MQDRITLPDWDALADVDDEALPLLPTALLIARDEYPDLQPGVYDALVQSHVDHLRAEVDTIERWPLKMAAVNRHLFDELGYSGDHQEYYDPRNSYLNQVFERRLGNPISLALVQMEVARRLGIPLDGVSFPGHFLVRLPVDDGVLVMDPFNGGRPLDVDELRERAKSHLGGQAPDDQVLAQILDPAPTRAILIRMLRNLHGVYAEASEWDRAARSADRLLKLAPEQDDALRDRGLAYLQLDYVAGARHDLGQYLRRNPEANDAQWLREKLIDLGGPMPRLH; encoded by the coding sequence ATGCAGGACCGGATCACACTCCCCGACTGGGATGCACTGGCCGACGTCGATGACGAGGCGCTGCCACTGTTGCCGACCGCGTTGCTGATCGCGCGCGATGAATACCCCGACCTGCAGCCCGGCGTGTACGACGCGCTGGTGCAGAGCCATGTCGACCACCTGCGCGCGGAAGTGGACACCATCGAGCGCTGGCCGCTGAAGATGGCCGCGGTCAACCGCCACCTGTTCGACGAACTGGGCTACAGCGGCGACCACCAGGAGTACTACGACCCGCGCAACAGCTACCTCAACCAGGTGTTCGAGCGCCGGCTGGGCAACCCCATCTCGCTGGCCCTGGTGCAGATGGAAGTCGCCCGGCGCCTGGGCATTCCGCTGGATGGCGTGTCCTTCCCCGGCCATTTCCTGGTGCGCCTGCCGGTGGACGACGGCGTGCTGGTGATGGACCCTTTCAACGGCGGTCGCCCGCTGGACGTGGACGAACTGCGCGAGCGCGCCAAGTCACACCTCGGCGGGCAGGCCCCGGACGACCAGGTGCTGGCGCAGATCCTCGACCCGGCGCCGACCCGCGCGATCCTGATCCGCATGCTGCGCAACCTGCACGGCGTGTATGCCGAAGCCAGCGAGTGGGACCGTGCCGCGCGCAGTGCCGACCGCCTGCTGAAGCTGGCCCCGGAACAGGACGATGCCCTGCGCGACCGGGGCCTGGCCTACCTGCAGCTGGATTACGTGGCCGGCGCCCGCCACGACCTGGGCCAGTACCTGCGCCGCAACCCCGAGGCCAACGATGCGCAGTGGCTGCGCGAAAAGCTGATCGACCTGGGTGGGCCGATGCCCCGGCTGCATTGA
- a CDS encoding HAD-IA family hydrolase — MRIDLLLLDVDGVLVQYQRAQRVLHLAQALDVSADAVQAALYDSGLEAAHDSGALDGATYLARLGRLLGRSVDAQTWIAARQAASHPQDAVLQRLEHLQAPLAVLTNNGALMVQALPQLLPGLFPALHGRVFCSADFGLRKPQPAVFQRVLDVLQVAPAHTLFVDDLFANVRGARAAGLHAETVRDGRGLGKVLKRYAVR; from the coding sequence ATGCGGATCGACCTGTTGCTGCTCGATGTGGATGGCGTGCTGGTGCAGTACCAGCGCGCGCAGCGCGTGCTGCATCTGGCGCAGGCGCTGGACGTGAGCGCCGATGCCGTGCAGGCGGCGCTGTATGACAGTGGGCTGGAAGCGGCACACGACAGCGGCGCGCTGGATGGCGCGACCTATCTGGCACGCCTTGGCCGACTGCTGGGCCGCAGCGTGGATGCGCAGACCTGGATCGCCGCACGCCAGGCCGCCAGCCATCCGCAGGACGCGGTGCTGCAGCGCCTGGAGCACCTGCAGGCGCCGCTGGCGGTACTGACCAACAATGGCGCGCTGATGGTGCAGGCACTGCCCCAGCTGCTGCCGGGCCTGTTTCCTGCGTTGCACGGGCGGGTGTTCTGCAGTGCCGATTTCGGCCTGCGCAAACCGCAGCCGGCGGTGTTCCAGCGCGTGCTCGACGTGCTGCAGGTTGCGCCTGCGCACACGTTGTTCGTCGATGACCTGTTCGCCAACGTGCGCGGCGCACGCGCGGCCGGCCTGCACGCGGAAACGGTGCGTGACGGGCGTGGGCTGGGGAAGGTGTTGAAGCGCTACGCGGTACGATGA
- a CDS encoding cell division protein ZapA: MSAEPVSVRILDREYTVGVGGDERDSLMAAARLLDARMREIRGSNRMAAVDRVAVLAALNLAHELQLLRDENARQAVALQQTLADLNRRLDRAIDSST, encoded by the coding sequence ATGAGCGCCGAACCGGTCAGTGTCCGCATCCTCGATCGTGAATACACGGTGGGCGTCGGTGGCGATGAACGCGACAGCCTGATGGCCGCCGCGCGCCTGCTCGATGCGCGCATGCGCGAGATCCGCGGCAGCAACCGGATGGCCGCCGTCGACCGCGTGGCCGTGCTGGCCGCGCTCAACCTGGCCCACGAGCTGCAGCTGCTGCGCGACGAGAACGCCCGCCAGGCGGTGGCCCTGCAGCAGACGCTGGCCGATCTGAACCGGCGGCTGGACCGCGCGATCGACAGCAGCACGTGA
- a CDS encoding DUF192 domain-containing protein, which translates to MSLRSLLILPLLALTGCATDAARHWVELDGARYQVELATNDETRARGLMFRDQMPADNGMLFIHDREEMQAYWMKNTKIALDILYFDSERKLVSQQRDVPPCSAGDMCPPYPSGGPARYVLELNAGQAEKLKLKDGTPLTFGPGIEK; encoded by the coding sequence ATGTCGCTGCGCTCGCTGCTGATCCTCCCCCTGCTGGCCCTGACCGGCTGCGCCACCGATGCCGCCCGCCACTGGGTGGAGCTGGACGGCGCCCGTTACCAGGTGGAGCTGGCCACCAATGATGAAACCCGCGCCCGCGGGCTGATGTTCCGCGACCAGATGCCGGCCGACAACGGCATGCTCTTCATCCACGACCGCGAGGAAATGCAGGCGTACTGGATGAAGAACACCAAGATCGCGCTGGACATCCTGTACTTCGACAGCGAGCGCAAGCTGGTCAGCCAGCAGCGCGACGTGCCGCCGTGCTCGGCCGGCGACATGTGCCCGCCCTACCCGAGCGGTGGCCCGGCGCGTTACGTGCTGGAGCTCAACGCCGGCCAGGCCGAGAAGCTGAAGCTGAAGGACGGCACGCCGCTGACCTTCGGCCCGGGCATCGAGAAATAA
- a CDS encoding aminopeptidase P N-terminal domain-containing protein, translating to MKQRTGIAAGEYKRRRRQLMDMAGDDAILVLPAASEKVRSLDTHYPYRQDSDFQYLSGFPEPEAVLVLIPGRRHGEAILFCRERDAEREAWDGGRAGQDGAVAQYGMDDAYPIDDLDDILPGLLEGRSRVYYHFGRDADFDLKLIGWVNRVRSQVRHGAQPPHEFLELGHLLHEQRLFKSGAEVALMHHAAQISVRAHLAAMRAAKAGIHEYELQAELERVFRASDAVPAYSSIVGAGRNGCILHYRDNNARSRDGELVLIDAGAEYRGYASDITRTFPVNGRFSAEQRALHDLVGEAQAAALAQAKPGVAYETGHLAAVQTLTEGLLRLGLLKGTLEKNLAEGLYQRFYRHKTGHWIGLDVHDVGDYRLAGDSRLLEPGMAFTIEPGLYIGADDTTVEPRWRGIGIRTEDDVLITDDGHRVLTEGLARSADEIEAVMAG from the coding sequence ATCAAGCAGCGCACCGGCATCGCGGCCGGCGAGTACAAGCGTCGCCGCCGCCAGCTGATGGACATGGCCGGCGACGACGCGATCCTGGTGCTGCCGGCCGCATCGGAGAAGGTGCGCAGCCTGGATACCCATTACCCGTACCGGCAGGACTCGGACTTCCAGTACCTGAGCGGCTTCCCGGAACCGGAAGCGGTGCTGGTGCTGATTCCCGGCCGCCGCCATGGCGAGGCCATCCTGTTCTGCCGCGAGCGCGATGCCGAGCGCGAAGCCTGGGACGGCGGTCGCGCCGGCCAGGACGGGGCGGTGGCGCAGTACGGCATGGATGATGCCTACCCGATCGATGACCTGGACGACATCCTGCCGGGCCTGCTGGAAGGGCGTTCGCGCGTCTATTACCACTTCGGCCGCGATGCGGACTTCGACCTGAAGCTGATCGGCTGGGTCAACCGCGTGCGTTCGCAGGTGCGCCACGGCGCGCAGCCGCCGCATGAGTTCCTGGAGCTGGGCCACCTGCTGCATGAGCAGCGCCTGTTCAAATCCGGTGCGGAAGTGGCGCTGATGCACCACGCCGCGCAGATCAGCGTGCGTGCGCACCTGGCCGCGATGCGTGCGGCGAAGGCGGGAATCCATGAGTACGAGCTGCAGGCCGAACTGGAGCGCGTGTTCCGCGCCAGCGATGCGGTGCCGGCCTACAGCAGCATCGTCGGTGCCGGCCGCAACGGCTGCATCCTGCATTACCGCGACAACAACGCGCGTTCGCGCGATGGCGAGCTGGTGCTGATCGATGCCGGTGCCGAGTACCGCGGCTACGCCAGCGACATCACCCGCACGTTCCCGGTGAATGGTCGCTTCAGTGCCGAGCAGCGCGCGCTGCACGACCTGGTGGGCGAGGCGCAGGCGGCAGCGCTTGCGCAGGCGAAGCCGGGCGTGGCCTACGAGACCGGTCACCTGGCGGCAGTGCAGACGCTTACCGAAGGCCTGCTGCGGCTGGGCCTGCTGAAGGGCACGCTGGAAAAGAACCTGGCCGAGGGCCTGTACCAGCGCTTCTACCGGCACAAGACCGGTCACTGGATCGGCCTGGACGTGCACGACGTGGGCGATTACCGCCTGGCCGGCGATTCGCGCCTGCTGGAGCCGGGGATGGCCTTCACCATCGAGCCGGGTCTGTACATCGGCGCGGATGACACGACGGTGGAACCGCGCTGGCGCGGGATCGGCATCCGTACCGAGGATGACGTGCTGATCACCGATGACGGCCATCGCGTGCTGACCGAAGGGCTGGCGCGGAGTGCGGACGAGATTGAAGCGGTGATGGCGGGTTGA